A DNA window from Setaria viridis chromosome 2, Setaria_viridis_v4.0, whole genome shotgun sequence contains the following coding sequences:
- the LOC117844868 gene encoding kinesin-like protein KIN-12E isoform X1, with protein MAAPGASAGSRRASTSRPRRASAAAVESNENDDLAAAPSTSSSVFAHPAASVPHFSLPPRSPLAAIADPGRNPRSAPVTPKSLAGTPRACVAGTGARDRTSSVGAARRVFDLRDLGGPEVPLEVPHFELDEDPAFWKDRNVQVLIRIRPINDAENATHGQKRCLLQDSSKTLSWNGPPETMFTFDHVACETISQEKLFKVVGLPMVENCMSGYNGCLFAYGQTGSGKTYTMMGELAKLGNELSKDSGLTPRIFEYLFARINEEEELRREEKLKYICKCSFLEIYNEQITDLLEPSSTNLQIREDIKKGVYVENLMECYVSSVEDVMLLLLQGVANRKMAATNMNSESSRSHSVFTCVIESRWESDSMTHLRFGRLNLVDLAGSERQKSSGAEGERLKEAANINRSLSTLGLVIMTLVDVANGRNRHVPYRDSRLTFLLQDSLGGNSKTTIVANISPSICSSSETLSTLKFAQRAKLIQNNAKVNEDASGDVMALQRQIEELKDQLTCLKKQQNCLGSPGLQLLVSDFANEFKSLCGVDDQPDCDLNILKQKVSHLEDVLVGSLRREKSAETKIGKQEAEIQHLNRLINLMESDAQRLRRRLELRGEKQRLHSMDENAALYQEIQLLQEQINENPQLTHFALENKRLIEELTMLQNFYKQGEREMLLTEISLLRNHFLHILEQKYTAAPKNVETQGDETIKELDNCRKELDACLENNVLLAREVNKLRCELIQYQKACTNQVAPEAEENVVVTSINAMQNNQAGQNFSCLSSDDVSKQFMQAGTMANISESFQLELPYEIDSEDLESPSHLHYPETHDLCHAHEKAPVMGIHLHDETLLCQESEMVNSRKHQSHEELERLKRTNRELTEKLVIMAEESNRLSEIIVAKDVEIASLSEEWEAAIFDLTSFLTDGCRSLDDAYQNIDNMISSFPHSSSSVSEHVEKAMKVSIEKEKMIFKLQIELQAAQKIGREVKEKLHILRGATLAITEAQQLDNEESSQEELQLVGLLHQKDCIIQELKNHLKAGKCRFAETAEEHSCNDLILPDNSVDMIEEQPDENEPTGQANPDYQSNLDSMLQLVEDKSNKVLTLFSNFEAAQETMEEAELMLSALLKVNEELKLERDNCRQAVELLLSEKTSLISELKELEASSSCTSQRYDKLHQQINDCVVEMAELASTIRGSFQQMQRVSTVELFALCSEIITFGQDLKRCIRESRSYIVNMASLIEEKGRSTKQFQHLNANTSGSACQQVESHTCQCGSSKPDFSQSDYSTDYASLRREFDRKINIAEGLSFDLKLLQESTSNAKDMKDKADEISTALSNVQRELDMKTDAMENMLRKQKALEEELVENGAVLTVLRSELEKSQSLSSALLKENKDLRVMLEEETVKNSEIKVLLEDKVNVIEGLESQILLLNRSEVGQLMSDIEELKNNIKIMNSNRENLQAEILTLRDKLEMAMALSEENEAAAIEARQTAEISKIYAEEKEEEVKILERSVEELEGTVTVLEEEVCNLKEEVRSYQLHKQSEDQLQAVGDMLSVEKASKCDAAGELCQGKCHLEKRLQAEILAHQDVRKRIEHLTLEVKHKDDEIRQYKEHIAELVLHSEAQSLLYQEKYHEMEHMVSRQKFVPHESSSDIVHAKTEKPSGRARGSGSPFRCISSIIQQMNSEKDQEISVARQRIEELEGLVSGKQKEICLLTSRLAAVDTMTHDIIRELLGVKLDMTNYANLLDQEELQKLLIASQQQIEQSKAKDTELEVLREELGRLILERDSLLDDMDQRKTDLLETQLLVEQLEQREQMLETQIEILQLEKDSLQQKIMEMDETMELLVGSNQPDTNLRMGDHGSSEFSRRLAQSDMLLSHARQEHSRSHATRSSRAHHGRYR; from the exons atggccgcgcccggcgccagcgccggcagccggcgcgcctccacctcccgcccccgccgcgcctccgcggcggcggtggagtccAACGAGAACGACGACCTCGCCGCTGCGCCCTCCACCTCTTCCTCTGTATTCGCACACCCCGCCGCCTCAGTTCCGCATTTCTCGCTGCCCCCGAGGTCGCCGCTCGCGGCCATCGCGGATCCCGGGCGGAACCCGCGGTCCGCGCCGGTGACGCCGAAGTCGCTGGCCGGCACGCCCAGGGCCTGCGTGGCGGGGACTGGGGCCAGGGACCGGACCTCGTCGGTtggggcggcgaggagggtgtTCGATCTGAGGGATCTCGGGGGTCCGGAGGTGCCTCTGGAGGTGCCGCACTTCGAGCTCGACGAGGACCCCGCGTTCTGGAAGGATCGCAATGTGCAG GTGTTGATACGAATAAGACCAATTAATGATGCCGAGAATGCCACTCATGGTCAGAAAAGATGCTTGCTGCAGGATAGCTCAAAGACATTGAGCTGGAATGGACCTCCCGAAACAATGTTCACGTTTGACCATGTTGCATGTGAAACAATATCACAG GAAAAGCTATTCAAAGTTGTGGGTCTGCCAATGGTGGAGAACTGCATGTCTGGATACAATGGCTGTTTGTTTGCCTATGGTCAG ACGGGAAGTGGGAAAACTTACACAATGATGGGAGAACTTGCCAAGTTGGGCAATGAGCTTAGTAAGGACTCTGGCTTGACACCTCGCATTTTTGAATATCTGTTTGCACGGATAAATGAG GAAGAAGAGCTCCGGAGAGAAGAAAAGCTTAAATATATCTGCAAATGCTCTTTTCTTGAGATTTACAATGAACAGATAACTGATCTACTTGAACCATCATCAACCAATCTTCAG ATCCGTGAAGATATAAAGAAAGGTGTATATGTTGAAAATCTTATGGAATGTTATGTGTCATCTGTTGAAGATGTTATGTTGCTATTGCTACAG GGGGTTGCAAACAGGAAAATGGCTGCCACAAATATGAATAGCGAGAGCAGCCGCTCACATAGTGTCTTTACTTGTGTAATTGAGAGCCGTTGGGAAAGTGATTCGATGACACACCTTCGTTTTGGGAGGTTGAACTTGGTTGATCTTGCTGGTTCTGAGAG GCAGAAAAGCTCAGGTGCTGAAGGAGAACGATTGAAAGAAGCTGCAAACATTAATAGATCATTGTCTACCCTTGG GCTCGTTATCATGACTCTAGTGGATGTTGCAAATGGGAGAAACCGTCATGTTCCCTATAGAGATTCAAGGCTTACATTTCTCCTCCAG GATTCCTTAGGAGGGAACTCTAAAACGACAATTGTTGCAAATATCAGCCCATCTATTTG TTCTTCCAGTGAGACATTGAGTACATTGAAGTTTGCTCAACGTGCGAAGCTGATTCAAAATAAT GCAAAAGTAAATGAAGACGCTTCGGGAGATGTTATGGCTTTACAAAGGCAGATAGAGGAACTAAAG GATCAACTGACATGCTTGAAGAAGCAGCAAAATTGTCTTGGATCACCTGGCTTGCAGCTGCTTGTTTCAGACTTTGCGAACGAATTCAAATCTTTGTGTGGAGTAGATGATCAACCAGACTGTGATCTGAATATACTAAAGCAAAAG GTTAGTCACCTAGAAGATGTCTTGGTTGGGAGCCTCAGGAGAGAGAAATCAGCAGAGACCAAGATTGGGAAACAGGAAGCGGAAATACAGCATTTGAACCGTTTG ATCAACCTGATGGAATCTGATGCACAACGCTTGAGGAGGCGACTCGAACTTCGTGGTGAAAAACAAAGATTGCATTCAATGGATGAAAATGCTGCATTGTACCAGGAGATTCAGCTATTGCAGGAACAAATCAATGAGAATCCTCAATTGACTCACTTTGCTTTGGAAAACAAGAGATTGATTGAGGAACTTACAAT GCTTCAAAACTTCTACAAGCAAGGGGAAAGAGAGATGTTACTAACAGAGATATCTCTTTTGCGCAATCAT TTCCTTCACATTCTTGAGCAGAAATATACAGCAGCTCCGAAAAATGTAGAAACTCAG GGTGATGAGACCATCAAGGAGCTTGACAATTGCAGGAAGGAACTGGATGCATGCTTAGAAAACAATGTTCTGTTAGCTCG TGAAGTAAATAAACTTCGCTGTGAACTGATACAATACCAGAAGGCTTGCACAAATCAA GTTGCTCCTGAGGCAGAGGAGAATGTTGTGGTCACAAGCATCAATGCAATGCAAAAT AATCAAGCTGGACAGAATTTTTCATGTTTATCATCAGATGATGTTAGCAAGCAGTTCATGCAAGCAGGGACCATGGCTAATATTTCAGAATCATTTCAACTTGAGTTACCTTATGAAATTGATAGCGAAGATCTGGAGTCACCTTCTCATTTGCACTATCCAGAAACACATGATTTATGTCATGCCCATGAAAAAGCTCCAGTGATGGGTATACATTTACATGATGAGACTTTATTATGTCAAGAGAGTGAAATGGTGAACTCTAGGAAACATCAATCACATGAAGAGTTGGAGCGCCTTAAAAGAACAAATCGAGAGCTCACAGAAAAGTTAGTCATTATGGCTGAAGAAAGTAACAGGCTTTCAGAGATTATTGTTGCAAAAGATGTAGAAATTGCTTCTTTGTCTGAAGAATGGGAGGCTGCAATTTTTGATCTAACGAGCTTCTTAACAGATGGATGTAGATCACTAGATGATGCATATCAGAACATTGATAATATGATTAGCTCATTTCCTCACAGTAGTAGTTCTGTAAGTGAACATGTGGAGAAGGCTATGAAAGTTAGCATTGAGAAGGAAAAGATGATCTTCAAACTTCAAATTGAACTACAAGCCGCACAGAAAATTGGCAGGGAAGTGAAGGAAAAGTTGCACATTTTAAGAGGTGCAACTCTTGCTATTACTGAAGCTCAGCAGTTGGATAATGAAGAAAGCTCTCAGGAAGAACTACAACTAGTAGGTTTATTGCACCAAAAGGATTGTATAATACAAGAACTAAAGAACCAtttgaaagcaggaaaatgtcGCTTTGCAGAAACAGCAGAAGAACATTCTTGTAATGACCTAATATTGCCTGATAATTCAGTTGACATGATTGAGGAACAGCCTGATGAAAATGAACCAACAGGTCAAGCTAATCCAGATTACCAG TCAAATCTTGATAGCATGCTACAACTTGTTGAAGACAAATCAAATAAGGTTCTGACCTTATTCTCAAATTTTGAGGCGGCTCAAGAAACCATGGAAGAGGCTGAACTTATGCTTTCAGCTTTGTTGAAGGTCAATGAAGAATTGAAACTTGAAAGAGATAATTGTAGGCAAGCGGTGGAATTGTTATTGTCTGAGAAAACTTCTCTGATCAGTGAGTTGAAGGAACTTGAAGCATCAAGTTCTTGTACATCACAGAGGTATGACAAATTGCACCAACAGATAAATGATTGTGTAGTAGAGATGGCTGAGCTTGCTTCTACAATAAGGGGGTCGTTTCAGCAAATGCAAAGGGTCTCTACAGTAGAACTCTTTGCTCTTTGCTCGGAGATTATTACTTTTGGCCAAGACTTGAAGAGATGTATAAGGGAGTCAAGGTCATATATAGTTAACATGGCATCACTTATAGAAGAAAAAGGCAGATCTACAAAGCAGTTCCAGCACCTCAATGCAAATACTTCTGGGTCTGCTTGTCAGCAGGTAGAGTCGCATACATGTCAATGCGGTAGCAGCAAACCTGACTTTTCTCAATCTGATTATAGTACAGATTATGCATCACTCAGAAGAGAGTTTGACAGGAAGATTAATATAGCAGAAGGATTGTCTTTTGACCTCAAACTACTGCAAGAGTCCACCTCAAACGCGAAAGATATGAAAGACAAAGCTGATGAAATATCTACTGCCCTTAGCAATGTTCAAAGAGAACTAGATATGAAAACTGATGCAATGGAAAACATGTTAAGAAAACAGAAGGCACTTGAGGAAGAACTGGTTGAAAATGGTGCTGTACTCACAGTTTTAAGATCAGAGTTAGAGAAATCTCAAAGTTTATCATCGGCGCTATTGAAGGAGAACAAAGATCTGAGAGTAATGTTGGAAGAGGAAACTGTGAAGAATAGTGAAATAAAAGTCCTTTTGGAAGACAAAGTTAATGTCATAGAGGGATTGGAGAGCCAGATACTTTTGCTAAATCGTTCTGAAGTGGGGCAATTAATGTCAGATATTGAAGAATTAAAAAATAacattaaaataatgaatagtAATAGGGAAAATCTCCAGGCAGAGATACTTACATTAAGGGACAAGCTTGAGATGGCAATGGCTTTATCTGAGGAAAATGAAGCTGCTGCTATTGAAGCTCGTCAA ACTGCAGAGATCAGTAAAATCTATGctgaggagaaagaggaggaagtTAAGATTCTTGAACGATCTGTTGAGGAACTTGAAGGAACAGTAACTGTACTCGAGGAAGAG GTATGCAACCTTAAAGAGGAAGTAAGGAGCTATCAACTACATAAACAATCTGAAGACCAATTACAAGCTGTTGGTGACATGCTTTCTGTAGAAAAAGCATCAAAATGTGATGCTGCTGGGGAATTGTGTCAAGGGAAATGTCATCTAGAAAA AAGATTACAAGCTGAGATTCTTGCACATCAAGATGTTAGAAAGAGGATTGAACATCTCACActggaagtaaaacataaagatgATGAG ATTAGGCAATACAAAGAGCATATTGCTGAATTGGTCCTGCACTCAGAAGCACAATCTTTGTTGTATCAGGAGAAG TATCATGAGATGGAGCACATGGTTTCAAGACAGAAGTTTGTCCCACATGAATCCAGTTCTGATATTGTCCATGCCAAAACTGAAAAGCCTTCGGGGCGAGCAAGAGGATCTGGTTCACCTTTCCGGTGCATATCTAGCATTATTCAACAAATGAACTCTGAGAAGGATCAAGAAATTTCAGTGGCACGCCAACGAATTGAAGAACTAGAAGGGTTGGTTAGTGGTAAACAGAAAGAG ATATGCTTGCTAACCTCGAGACTGGCTGCTGTGGATACCATGACGCATGATATTATAAGGGAGCTACTTGGCGTCAAACTAGACATGACAAACTATGCT AATTTGCTTGACCAAGAAGAACTGCAAAAGCTGCTAATAGCATCCCAACAACAAATTGAACAATCAAAGGCGAAG GACACAGAACTCGAGGTGCTTAGAGAAGAACTTGGTCGTCTCATTCTGGAAAGGGACAG CTTGCTTGATGACATGGACCAAAGGAAGACAGATCTATTGGAGACTCAACTGCTTGTTGAACAGCTTGAGCAAAGGGAGCAAATGTTGGAAACGCAGATCGAAATATTGCAG TTGGAGAAAGATAGCCTTCAACAGAAGATAATGGAGATGGACGAGACCATGGAGCTGCTAGTCGGATCAAATCAACCAGATACAAATCTACGAATG GGTGATCATGGCAGCAGCGAGTTCAGCAGGAGGCTAGCTCAGTCGGACATGCTCCTCTCCCACGCGAGGCAGGAACACTCTCGCAGCCACGCGACCAGAAGCTCGAGGGCGCATCATGGCCGATATCGCTGA